One segment of Fuscovulum ytuae DNA contains the following:
- a CDS encoding DUF2794 domain-containing protein — MTVNTPTPFPISSRLPEQVSFDRHELSTILTLYGRMVALGEWRDYGIASLRDLAVFSVFRRTAEHPLYRIEKRPKLRARQGMYAVIGMDGQILRRGHDLAAVLKVLEKRLIRPIDD, encoded by the coding sequence ATGACGGTCAACACGCCGACCCCTTTCCCGATCTCCAGCCGCCTGCCCGAACAGGTCAGCTTTGATCGGCATGAACTGTCGACCATCCTCACCCTTTACGGGCGCATGGTGGCCTTGGGCGAATGGCGCGATTACGGCATCGCCTCGCTGCGTGACCTTGCGGTGTTTTCCGTCTTCCGTCGCACTGCCGAACATCCGCTTTACCGGATCGAAAAGCGCCCGAAACTCCGCGCCCGGCAGGGCATGTATGCCGTCATCGGCATGGACGGGCAGATCCTGCGCCGCGGCCATGATCTGGCCGCCGTCCTCAAGGTGCTGGAAAAGCGCTTGATCCGCCCGATCGACGACTGA
- the mbfA gene encoding iron exporter MbfA, with product MIPGLSNRRRFSDLSEQEILALAISSEEDDARIYRSYAERLRGEFPASAAIFDGMAAEEDQHRQRLIDLHRSRFGEVIPLIRREHVAGHYARKPIWLTANLPLDTIRGEAAAMEQEAHRFYTRAAQSTQDAATRKLLGDLAAAEAGHERKAADLTDKHLTEDAKAEEDFTARRQFILTWVQPGLAGLMDGSVSTLAPIFATAFATQDTWTTFLVGTAASVGAGISMGFTEAAHDDGVLSGRGSPWKRGVASGVMTTLGGMGHALPYLIPDFWTATIIAMIVVFVELWAIAWIQNRFMETPFLRAALQVVVGGALVFAAGALIGGG from the coding sequence ATGATCCCCGGCCTTTCAAACCGCCGTCGCTTTTCCGACCTTTCGGAACAGGAAATCCTCGCCCTCGCCATCTCCTCCGAAGAAGATGACGCCCGCATCTACCGCTCTTATGCCGAACGGCTGCGCGGCGAATTCCCCGCCTCCGCCGCCATCTTCGATGGCATGGCCGCCGAGGAAGACCAGCATCGCCAGCGCCTGATCGACCTGCACCGCAGCCGCTTTGGCGAGGTGATCCCCCTCATCCGCCGCGAACATGTGGCAGGCCATTACGCGCGCAAACCCATCTGGCTGACGGCAAACCTGCCGCTCGACACGATCCGGGGCGAGGCAGCGGCCATGGAACAAGAGGCGCACCGTTTCTACACCCGCGCCGCGCAATCCACACAGGACGCCGCGACCCGCAAACTCTTGGGCGATCTCGCCGCCGCCGAGGCAGGCCATGAACGCAAGGCCGCCGATCTGACGGACAAACACCTGACCGAAGATGCCAAGGCCGAAGAGGATTTCACCGCCCGCCGCCAATTCATCCTCACATGGGTGCAGCCGGGGCTGGCCGGGCTGATGGATGGCTCCGTCTCCACCCTCGCCCCCATCTTTGCCACCGCCTTCGCCACGCAGGACACATGGACAACCTTCCTCGTCGGCACCGCCGCCTCCGTCGGCGCAGGCATCTCGATGGGCTTTACCGAAGCCGCGCATGATGACGGCGTGCTATCGGGGCGCGGCAGCCCATGGAAACGCGGCGTCGCCTCCGGCGTGATGACGACACTGGGCGGGATGGGCCACGCGCTGCCCTATCTCATCCCCGATTTCTGGACGGCGACGATCATCGCCATGATCGTGGTTTTCGTGGAACTCTGGGCCATCGCGTGGATTCAGAACCGCTTCATGGAAACGCCCTTCCTCCGCGCGGCCTTGCAGGTTGTCGTCGGCGGTGCTCTGGTCTTTGCCGCAGGGGCATTGATCGGAGGAGGCTAA
- a CDS encoding nitroreductase family protein: protein MYRKGEVTYQPLPLPDRVQKPDDEALSDAQAFLAYMRKRHSVRHFSTRPVPQAVIETCIATAGTAPSGANHQPWHFVAVSDPALKARIRDGAEEEERAFYSGAAGDEWLAALEPIGTGAEKPHLTDAPWLIVVFAQRYGLTHDGTRYKNYYVPESVGLATGFLIAALHHAGLVCLEHTPNPMKFLGPLLGRPDHEKPVMILPVGWPSEDATVPAVAKRKKPLDQILTVFPESGS from the coding sequence ATGTATCGCAAGGGCGAGGTGACCTATCAACCGCTCCCGCTGCCCGACCGCGTGCAAAAACCCGATGACGAGGCGCTTTCCGATGCGCAGGCCTTCCTCGCCTATATGCGCAAACGCCATTCCGTCCGCCACTTCTCCACCCGCCCGGTGCCACAGGCGGTGATCGAAACTTGCATCGCCACCGCAGGCACCGCGCCTTCGGGTGCAAACCACCAGCCGTGGCATTTCGTGGCGGTCTCGGACCCGGCACTCAAGGCCCGCATCCGCGACGGGGCCGAAGAAGAGGAACGCGCCTTCTATTCGGGGGCTGCGGGCGATGAATGGCTCGCCGCCCTCGAACCCATCGGGACCGGGGCGGAAAAACCCCATCTGACCGATGCGCCCTGGCTGATCGTGGTGTTCGCCCAGCGTTACGGGCTGACCCATGACGGCACCCGCTACAAGAATTACTACGTCCCCGAAAGCGTGGGGCTGGCCACGGGCTTCCTGATCGCCGCGCTGCATCATGCGGGGCTGGTCTGTCTAGAACACACGCCCAATCCGATGAAATTCTTGGGCCCCCTGCTGGGCCGCCCCGATCACGAAAAGCCGGTGATGATTCTTCCCGTCGGCTGGCCGTCCGAGGATGCCACCGTGCCGGCCGTGGCAAAACGCAAGAAACCGCTCGACCAAATCCTGACGGTCTTCCCCGAAAGCGGTTCCTGA
- a CDS encoding HAD family hydrolase, which produces MRPAAVIFDCDGVVVDSEHPTLVMLRDDLERYGLPLTLEALEAGYVGGTVETVATKARANGAQLPEGWVADFYDRMYAMLRASVPLIPGVVAVLDALDMAGIPYAMGSNGTPEKMQITLGQHGLVERFRGHLYSGQALGRPKPAPDLYLHAAGRLGIPPDGCVVVEDSPAGARAARAAGMRCYGYAPKGAHPALVAEGAILFHDMAELPGILGV; this is translated from the coding sequence ATGAGGCCTGCTGCGGTGATCTTTGACTGTGACGGGGTGGTGGTGGACAGCGAGCATCCCACGCTGGTGATGCTGCGCGATGATCTGGAGCGCTATGGCCTGCCCCTGACGTTGGAGGCGCTGGAGGCGGGCTATGTCGGCGGGACGGTGGAAACGGTGGCGACCAAGGCGCGGGCCAATGGAGCGCAGCTGCCGGAGGGGTGGGTCGCCGATTTCTATGACCGGATGTATGCCATGTTGCGGGCATCCGTGCCCTTGATTCCCGGGGTGGTGGCTGTGCTGGATGCCCTTGATATGGCAGGGATTCCCTACGCCATGGGGTCGAACGGGACGCCGGAAAAGATGCAGATCACGCTGGGCCAGCATGGGCTGGTGGAGCGGTTCCGGGGGCATCTGTATTCGGGGCAGGCCTTGGGGCGGCCGAAGCCTGCGCCGGACCTTTATCTGCATGCAGCGGGGCGGTTGGGGATTCCGCCGGACGGTTGCGTGGTGGTGGAGGACAGTCCGGCAGGGGCGCGGGCGGCCCGGGCGGCGGGGATGCGCTGCTATGGCTATGCGCCCAAGGGGGCGCATCCGGCGTTGGTTGCGGAGGGTGCGATCCTCTTTCACGATATGGCGGAATTGCCGGGGATTCTGGGGGTTTAG
- the rsmD gene encoding 16S rRNA (guanine(966)-N(2))-methyltransferase RsmD encodes MRIIGGQFRGLHLAPVGDGDAKAHLRPTSDRVREAIFNLLINGGYGDPVTGARVLDLFAGTGALGLEAISRGAVRAAFVDDGTAARALLRRNIELTRTMGVTDVWRRDATRMGPNRGAGYSLVFLDPPYGKGLGEKALASCVEGGWLAPDALIVWEEGVPPAVPQGFEMLDQRSYGDTVVTMLRPES; translated from the coding sequence ATGAGGATCATCGGTGGCCAGTTCCGCGGGTTGCACCTTGCGCCTGTGGGGGATGGGGATGCCAAGGCGCATCTGCGCCCGACCTCGGACAGGGTGCGGGAGGCAATCTTCAACCTATTGATAAATGGGGGATATGGCGATCCTGTGACCGGGGCGCGGGTGCTTGATCTTTTCGCGGGGACCGGGGCTTTGGGGTTAGAGGCGATCTCGCGCGGGGCGGTGCGGGCGGCCTTTGTGGATGATGGGACGGCGGCAAGGGCGCTTCTCCGCCGGAACATCGAATTGACGCGGACGATGGGCGTGACGGATGTCTGGCGACGGGATGCAACGCGGATGGGGCCGAACCGAGGGGCAGGGTATTCACTGGTTTTTCTGGACCCGCCTTATGGGAAAGGGCTGGGGGAGAAGGCGCTTGCCAGTTGCGTCGAGGGGGGGTGGCTGGCCCCGGATGCGTTGATCGTCTGGGAGGAGGGCGTGCCGCCAGCCGTCCCGCAAGGGTTTGAAATGCTTGATCAAAGATCCTATGGCGACACGGTCGTGACGATGTTGAGGCCAGAGTCATGA
- a CDS encoding NAD(P)/FAD-dependent oxidoreductase has translation MAHVVIVGAGQAGAACAAKLRALGFAGEITLIGEEPAPPYQRPPLSKAYLLGEMEEERLWLRSAEFYAEQGIALRLGAKVAGIDPVAQVVTVGGEAVGYDELVLTTGSVPRRLPSAIGGDLAGVFTVRTLADVDAMRAEFVAGRRLVIVGGGYIGLEAAAVGAKLGLDVTVLEMAPRILQRVAAPETSDYFRALHAAHGVNILESTGLERILGEGRVRGVRLSDGRELPADFVIAGVGIVPATGLAEAAGIAVENGIACDEQGRTSAPHVWAAGDCASFPWKGGQLRLESVGNAIDMAEAVAENICGAAKPYAARPWFWSDQYDCKLQIAGLNTGYDRIVTRPGEGGAVSFWYYRGAELLAVDAMNDSRAYMVGKRLIEMGKSPLAEVIADPATELKALLKA, from the coding sequence ATGGCGCATGTGGTGATCGTGGGGGCAGGGCAGGCCGGGGCAGCCTGTGCGGCGAAGCTGCGGGCGCTGGGATTTGCGGGGGAGATCACGCTGATCGGCGAAGAACCCGCGCCGCCCTATCAGCGGCCGCCGTTGTCCAAGGCCTATCTCTTGGGGGAGATGGAAGAGGAGCGGCTGTGGCTGCGTTCGGCGGAATTCTATGCGGAACAAGGGATTGCACTGCGTCTGGGGGCGAAGGTCGCGGGGATTGATCCGGTGGCGCAGGTGGTGACGGTGGGGGGCGAAGCGGTTGGCTATGACGAGCTTGTGCTGACCACCGGATCGGTGCCGCGGCGGCTGCCGTCGGCGATTGGGGGCGATCTGGCAGGGGTGTTCACGGTGCGGACGCTGGCCGATGTGGATGCGATGCGGGCCGAGTTCGTGGCGGGGCGGCGGTTGGTGATCGTGGGAGGGGGCTATATCGGGTTGGAAGCCGCGGCGGTGGGCGCGAAGCTGGGGCTGGATGTGACGGTTCTGGAGATGGCGCCGCGCATCCTGCAACGGGTGGCTGCCCCGGAAACGTCGGACTATTTCCGCGCGCTGCATGCGGCGCATGGGGTGAACATCCTTGAATCCACAGGGCTTGAGCGGATTCTGGGCGAGGGGCGGGTGAGGGGTGTGCGCCTGTCCGATGGCCGGGAATTGCCTGCGGATTTCGTCATCGCGGGGGTGGGGATCGTGCCTGCCACGGGCCTTGCCGAGGCAGCGGGGATTGCGGTGGAGAACGGGATTGCCTGCGACGAGCAGGGGCGCACCTCGGCCCCGCATGTCTGGGCGGCGGGGGATTGCGCGTCCTTCCCTTGGAAGGGGGGGCAGCTTCGGTTGGAATCGGTGGGCAACGCCATCGACATGGCCGAGGCAGTGGCGGAAAATATCTGTGGTGCGGCAAAGCCTTATGCGGCGCGGCCATGGTTTTGGTCGGATCAATATGATTGCAAGTTGCAGATTGCAGGGCTGAACACGGGCTATGACCGGATTGTGACACGGCCCGGCGAGGGGGGCGCGGTGTCCTTCTGGTATTATCGCGGGGCGGAGCTGTTGGCAGTGGATGCGATGAATGACAGCCGCGCCTATATGGTGGGCAAGCGGCTAATCGAGATGGGGAAATCACCCTTGGCCGAAGTCATCGCCGACCCGGCGACCGAGTTGAAGGCGCTGCTGAAGGCATGA
- a CDS encoding peroxiredoxin, whose translation MTISAGQTLPEATLIRMGANGAEQVSISALTKGRKVVIFGVPGAFTPTCHSAHVPSFIRTKDGFAAKGVEDIICVSVNDPFVMKAWGEATGASAAGLSLLADADSSFTKALGLAFDAPPVGLLARSKRYALYAEDGVVKALHLEESPGTCEISGGESLLKAI comes from the coding sequence ATGACGATTTCCGCAGGCCAGACGCTGCCCGAAGCCACCCTGATCCGTATGGGCGCTAATGGTGCCGAACAGGTCTCCATCTCCGCGCTGACCAAAGGCCGCAAGGTTGTGATCTTCGGGGTCCCCGGCGCCTTCACGCCCACCTGCCATTCGGCCCATGTGCCCAGCTTCATCCGCACGAAAGATGGATTCGCGGCCAAGGGCGTCGAAGACATCATCTGCGTTTCGGTCAACGATCCCTTCGTGATGAAGGCATGGGGCGAAGCGACCGGGGCCAGCGCGGCAGGCCTCTCGCTCCTGGCTGACGCCGATTCCAGCTTCACCAAGGCACTGGGCCTCGCCTTTGACGCCCCCCCGGTCGGCCTTCTCGCCCGGTCCAAGCGTTATGCGCTCTACGCCGAGGATGGCGTGGTCAAAGCGCTCCATCTCGAAGAAAGCCCCGGCACCTGCGAAATTTCGGGTGGTGAGTCGCTGCTCAAGGCGATCTAA